From the genome of Malus sylvestris chromosome 13, drMalSylv7.2, whole genome shotgun sequence:
CACCACAGTGCCCTTGTAAACAAAGCCAAAACATGCCTGACAATCTTCTAACTTAATCGAAACCAATTCATGCTATTGAACCTCACGGAAAAGAAAtccccaattttttttcaacccTAGGTCGTACACTGCCTCAGAAAGCAAAGCAGAATTAGAAGAAGAGATAGAAAGGTGAAGGAATTAGGTCATACAATAAGTGATGAAGGTGATTTTACGAGATTGCCCACGAGAGTGCACGTGACCATTTTTAACATTGATTTAGACGAACACCGACGGAAAAACGACATTGATTCGCATGGTTAATATTGAAGAACTAAACATCAATTTTCATATCATTTGTAATAAAGGGTAGAGGCAATACTgaggagactaaatttatagacaaaatttacaaactaaatgaagTATCACCATataaatgagcacgtttatcaatgcttaaataatataatcatcaactttcatatcatttagtttacaaagtttgtcCCTGGAATTTAGAAACGTAAAGAATGAGAGAGGATCCTCGCAGGATCATCCAATCACATTCCTTCTTCGTACATCGTGTGACCAATTTtcgtcaggtactgtttatattcaattttaaataaaaaatttacaagaaTTATTGACCGCCCTATATAAGATGAACGAATGTGATTTGAGGATCTCTAAGATCCTCACAAGGAAAATCCGACGAAGATACTCATTCGTAAATAATTATTTGGGACAGAAATCCTATGTGCCATGTCACCATCCTACTAATGGGCCTACAAACTGGACGAAAGCTGTTGAAATAGGCATACGCAGTCGCCGGCCCATTCCCAACTCTTCCTCCTTTTGTATCCCAAGATTCCCAGCTCTAGGGTTCGTTAAGTTTCACCGCTCAGTCCCTTCACCCTTCACCCTCCGCCCTTCCTTGCTATTTTTGCGTACATCTCACAATCTGAAACCACCGAACAAACCTCAAAAATGGAGGCAGACACGGCGGTGGAAACAGGCCTCTCCCTGATAAAGCAACTGGCTTCGTGCGATAAAAGCAGCCGAGACAGAGCCCTCAGGGTTCTGCTCAAAACATGGCTGCCGGCGCAACTCAACGTCCAAGACGACCACATGAGGAAGCTCTGGAAAGGCCTTTTCTACTGCCTGTGGCACTCCGACAAGGTCCCGGTCCAAACCCAGCTCATCGATCGGCTCTCCGCTCTGGTCCTCAGCCTCCACCTCCCGCTCTCCCTCCACTACTTCTCGGTGTTCTTGCTCACCATGCGCCGCGAGTGGCCCGGCATCGACGCCCTGAGGTTAGACAAGTTCTACTTATCGATTCGCAGATTTATGACTAGTTTCTTTACTTTGATGAGaaataatttgtgggatttggagCTTGTGAAACGTCTGATGGGTGTGTTGGAGGAGAGGACTTTTTTTGCGGATGATAAGTGTTTGGGGAATGGGGTTAATTACCACATTGCCTCTGTTTTTCTAGAAGAGCTTAGGCCGTTTCTTCCGCTTAAGGCTGATGTTCTTGAGGTTCTGTTAGTGGGTTTTATTCGGGTTTCAGCTCAAGTGCCCGATAAGGTGTTGTTGGGGAAGATTAAGAGTAATATGTTCGATGTGCTGCTCGGGGCGGGGAAGAGGCTGTTGGAGGTTAAGAAGTCGGGGGAGGATGTAGATTTGGGTGATGAGGTTGTTGTCTTCGGGACAATTGCGCTGAAAATGGGGTTTGCGGGCAAGTTTTATGAATCAGGGTCTTCACCTGAGTGCTGCCAGGGTAATAGGAAAGTGTTGTTTGGCTTGCACGAGGGGTTTATGAAGTTGGAGAAAGAGTTGGAATCTTCTGGGATTGAGATTTCATTTCCTGATGTTGTTTATCAGGACGATGAGGAAGTGCCGAATTTGGTTCCCCTTGATAGTGAGGAGATGGACGTAAGTAAATCAGAGCCTGCTGATGTTGTCATGGCCAATGGGTCTGCTGGAAAGCATTTGAAGAAGTGCAAGAAGAATGAGAAGGGCACTGGTGGTGCTGATACAAAggcagagaagaaaaagaagaagaaaaagaagagtaaGGAGAATGGGAGTTTTGATTCAGACTCTGAAAAGAGCTCTACAGACAGGGAGAATGGGAACGGAGCTACATATGGTGAGAATTCAGATGATCATCAGGTCACTGATGCCGATGCTTTTAAACTTGAGGATAATGTGATATCGAACCTGCAGATGCAGTTTGAGAAGATTGCTGCTGAAGCCGGCTTGGATGACGATGTTCCAAGCGCCTGTGATTTGCCTACAGTTTCAGATAAGGGCCCTATCTCtaagaagagaaagagaatgaAGAAATCTGTTGAAAAAGAAGCCGAGGGTGGCACCAATGCAAAGAGTGGAGAGAAGAGTGCAAAGAAGGTAAAGTTTTCCATGAAAAACAATTTGGTGTGGAAGCCCCAGAGCCCTTTACCTCCGCAAGATTTAAGACTACCTCCTTCTGCTACGCCTAGAGGAAGTGCACTCAAGAAAGGAGTACCTCCAGGTCCGATTAGGGAAATGCCTTCGCCTACTAAGAAGGTGAAAATGGTAAGAGTTGTTGCTGTCAAGAAGGCACGGAAGGCTGTCAAACGTATAAAGAAGTTGAAATCTCGTCCTACTTAGAAGATATCTTTTTGTATGATATCTTTTTGCTGGAATTTCTTTTTCTGTGTTTGTTTTTTCATACACAAACATTTGCCCCATATGTGCTCTTTCTTGTTGCCTATGCTCTATTGGGTTTATTCATAAAGTTAATTCTGACAATGATATTGGCTTATTCGTAAAATTGATTGAAATGATGCATTGGCACAGATGCCCTTTGTTTGCTACTTTGTTACTAACTGTTCGAGAACACACTTCCTCTAATGTTGTATAGTTCTATACTCTAGGAATCATCTATGGATGTTATGCTCGTCAaatgtatttttaattaatttcttacTTTTCAAAACTAGATGTTTGTGATATTTTGCTCTATTGTTATTTGATTTTAGTTGCCTCCCCTTCGTCTGTGTAGATTTATATTTGGTTGCTAGCAAAGACCTTTGGAACTAGGATAGCAGCCCGACCATGGTTAGTTTGCAGCATATTGTGCTTTTATTTTACTTAATTTTTGTACTTCTTTCGGTGTTAGATGTGATACAAATTCCAACTTATTCACCAAGGGAGATGTAGCTTATTAGTGTCATGCATGTTAGAAGCATATTAGTGTCATGCATATATAGAAAGCTTGAGATTGAGTAAGAATGTCTATGTTTCTCTTGAAGCGACTTTGCCTTGGGGTTTTAAGAGGAGTGTAATACGGAGTGACAAAAATCTATGTTCAAAAGTGTGAGGTCGGAGAAGAATCAAGTGCAAATCCAAGAATATTGATTCATTGAACTCTTTGCTTTTTAGACCATGGTCATAGGTCTATCATCTTTCAAACTGCTTATACCTTGTTACCAGTGCATTCTGTTCTTGCTTCGTAAGTATCGTCCTGTTTTCACTTTTGGGAGAAACACCCCTCGACGTTATCTGTGTACAAATTTTGGTTCTTGTTTTGATGAGGTTCCTCCTAGCTAAAGTAAGAACATGTTCCTCACAAAAATGCCGAATCATCTGTGCAAATTTGTGCTTGAAGGTAGCAGGCGCCTGCATTGTGTTTGTTCATGTGATGTTAAAGCATAATTTTGAATGCTGTGATGATATTCTCTCTTTTGTTAACAATGAATTATTGCCAGTATCGCATCTTTACGTTCTTAAAAGGTTGGGTAAGAAGCTTCCATAGCGACACCTTGCATGTATTTTATTGCAATTAATTAGTGTATAAATTAAATGTAGTTAGATTAAACCGCATTGGCCTTGGTTCTTTCTCCAGTTCACAGAAGGTGGTGGTGCTCTAACATTTTCGTTTTTGAAACAAGTCGTCGTTGTGGAGCATTCATGCCCCATGAATCCATTTCTTGAAGCTTTGAATTCTTCATTTGTAAAACTTTTGTTATTATCAATTCAACCCGCATTCTTCCATTTCACAGTATGTGTAGAGAAAAACTTATGCATGATAACGCATTATTAGATTGGGACGTCATGATGATAACCTGTTGCGGTTCCATGAAGATCATTTTTCTCCAGTAGGAGCGGCAACCTTCCAAACTAGGTGATCAAACATCTCAGCTTCAGGCTTACTTGTGACATCCGAAACTGTCTCTTTTGGTTGTTGCCTAACAAAGTTAGATTGCTTGTGTGCTTAATTATACTCAAATCATAGCTCAAATGCTTTTTCTCCAAGAGAGTCTCTTGGAAGTGCTCGTATCTTAAATATTAACTGCTATAAACGCAGACATTAGCCAGTCGATTCTCCACCGTTCATGTCACAAACACTTCATCTGTCTATTTATTGGTCATGTGGCAGCGTTACAATTACTCcctaatacaaaaaatatataaaacatagAGCATATATCTCAATCTTTTTACGTGGAATGGAGGAAATCGATGAAATTCATGCAGCAGAGCACTCAGGAGGAAATCCTTGCGGGAAGCGCTTGGTATCTCTGCAGTAGTTGTAAATCATGTAGTTCTTCTGAACCCATTTGATTCTCTCTTGCCCTGTGGAATCGAGTGACTGAGTTAACCAGCTCGACTCGTTCGGGGACTTTGAAGGACAACGGGAAGTGCCTGAAGACCAAGTGCAAGCTTGGGCGTTGAAGTTTCTGTAGGAGGCTGTGAAGGGGGCTTTGCTCCAATCCGTTTTCACAAGTCCGCCGCGTGTGGCCCAATCGTCTGCATTCCATAGGCTTGAGTATATCCACATGCCTTGGTCCTTTGGGAAAGAGACTCCCTTAGATTCTAAGTTCTTGAACTCTCTAATGGGTGTTCCATCTACTGAGAAGCTATTcaacaaagaacaaaaaaaaagtttagtaTACATCAtgcaaaaaatgaataaaactacATGCATGGGCTATCAGCCATGCTCTCTTTACGACTTTTGTGTTGGACTGTAAATTTAGACCACACGTTCATCAAAGAACTCAATCCAATCAATGGTTTAGATGTACAATTTGATGACAACATTAAATagtagaaaattgttttcatgcTACGTATAGGTACCATATTTACTGGCTGTATCACTAATCATGTCTTTAGTTGTAAAAATGAGGATTCGTTAACACATAACTAAATATCTTTTGAATCTTATTTAGTGAGACATGTGATCAGTAATATGGTGCctataagtaaaaaaaataatagagagagggagggagccTAATTTTACATGATGGTTTGAGGGTTCCACAAGATGGAGTAGGTATGGAAGTCTTTGGTGGGATCAAACCAAAGGTAGAACTGTTGCTCCCTATTCCCCTTCCCTTGTGTGAAAATATTTGTGTGCAGAATATAAGGGTCTCCACTTAGGTTGCCTAGAAACTCGAAGTCTATTTCGTCATGAGTAGAACCCAATGATGACAGCTGCAAaatcaacaaatacataaaaatattaGACCCGCAGTTGCCTGCATGATATAAATATGATGTATGAAAAACCAGAATAATTCACATAAATTAAGTTGCTAAGTAAGTTATACAGGATGAAGTATCGTATATAAATAC
Proteins encoded in this window:
- the LOC126596164 gene encoding probable xyloglucan endotransglucosylase/hydrolase protein 23; amino-acid sequence: MTKIFLVLVLLVFNVLVTTSAGNFNQDFDITWGDGRAKILDNGQSLTLSLDKTSGSGFRSKNQYLFGKIDMQIKLVPGNSAGTVTAYYLSSLGSTHDEIDFEFLGNLSGDPYILHTNIFTQGKGNREQQFYLWFDPTKDFHTYSILWNPQTIIFSVDGTPIREFKNLESKGVSFPKDQGMWIYSSLWNADDWATRGGLVKTDWSKAPFTASYRNFNAQACTWSSGTSRCPSKSPNESSWLTQSLDSTGQERIKWVQKNYMIYNYCRDTKRFPQGFPPECSAA
- the LOC126596163 gene encoding uncharacterized protein LOC126596163, producing MEADTAVETGLSLIKQLASCDKSSRDRALRVLLKTWLPAQLNVQDDHMRKLWKGLFYCLWHSDKVPVQTQLIDRLSALVLSLHLPLSLHYFSVFLLTMRREWPGIDALRLDKFYLSIRRFMTSFFTLMRNNLWDLELVKRLMGVLEERTFFADDKCLGNGVNYHIASVFLEELRPFLPLKADVLEVLLVGFIRVSAQVPDKVLLGKIKSNMFDVLLGAGKRLLEVKKSGEDVDLGDEVVVFGTIALKMGFAGKFYESGSSPECCQGNRKVLFGLHEGFMKLEKELESSGIEISFPDVVYQDDEEVPNLVPLDSEEMDVSKSEPADVVMANGSAGKHLKKCKKNEKGTGGADTKAEKKKKKKKKSKENGSFDSDSEKSSTDRENGNGATYGENSDDHQVTDADAFKLEDNVISNLQMQFEKIAAEAGLDDDVPSACDLPTVSDKGPISKKRKRMKKSVEKEAEGGTNAKSGEKSAKKVKFSMKNNLVWKPQSPLPPQDLRLPPSATPRGSALKKGVPPGPIREMPSPTKKVKMVRVVAVKKARKAVKRIKKLKSRPT